The window GGAATCTGATGGAGCAGATGGTGACGGGTCAACATCATGAACTGGTAATAAACAGGCTGGAAGAGGTTCGGGGGAGAATGGCTGAACTCGATAAGGTGTTTCAGGGCGCGGATCAAATACGTTATGATCGAGGCAAAATGGTGCCAGAGAAATCCGGGGCTGTGCACTATGACTTTCAGTTTTCAGAAGATACCTTGGAGGCGGCCATTGCAGACATCTCAGACGAATTAGAGCAGGCGAACCGCCAGATTCTTGCAAATTACAGCTATAACTTGCTCAGTCGTAACTGTGTGACAGAGATGAATCACCAGCTGAACGCATCGTTTTCCTCCCGCGAAGAGGGTGAACGGCAGTTGGGGGGCTGGATCTCGCCGGGTGAGCAATTCTCCTTCAGTCCATTCATGTTCCACAGCCTGGTCAAAAAAAATTATAATCTCCATGATAAAGAGGAGATTCTGTCAAGGCGATTACGTCAGCTTGAAGACCAGCAACTGAATTCGCTTATTGCCTGGCTGCGAGAGTCCAATGCGATGACGAGTACCCTCTATACCAGACGGGACCGAGATACTGCCTTTCTGATGTTTACCGATAACAACTGGGCATTACGACCGGTGTTTGGGCTGGTCAATGCAGGATATGGCGCTCTTTATACTCTCGTCGGGGTGTTGACCTTGCCTTTTGATAAAGGTGAACGTTTAGAGCAGGGAGCACAGGGGGTATTCTATAGCCTTCCAGAACTGGTATTCGTCAATATTCGCAAGGGTACATATCTTGCGCCGGATTATTCCTTTCTAGAGGAATCCCCGTAAAAAAATAGGCACTATTTGTTTTAATTATAGGATCGCGAAAGATTAGTGATCATGCCAATCTGTGAAATTCATTGTGCTTTCTGAAATGATAAACTAGGTTTCTGGCCACGATGTAGCGCATAGTGTGCAAAATGTGCATTTGTCACATTGTGGCCGTAGGGACGGAAGATGTGAAGGGCAGACTCAGGTGTCTGTACTCGCATGGAATATTTTTTTAATAAGTTTATTCAAGGAGTTGAGGTACGATGTCGGATACCCACAAAGTTGCAGAAAGACGCCCGCTGTATATCTCATATGCCGGGCCCGCATTGCTCGAAACACCACTTTTGAATAAAGGAAGCGCCTTTACCGAATATGAACGACTTATGTTCAATCTGGAGGGGTTGCTGCCGCACAATATAGAGACAATCGAAGAGCAGGCCGAGCGTTGTTACCAGCAGTTTAAAAGTTTTGAGAACTCACTGGATAGACATATCTATCTGCGCAATATCCAGGATACCAACGAAACCCTCTTTTTCCGACTGGTGGTTGAAAACGTGGAAGAGGTTATGCCGTATATTTACACCCCTACAGTGGGAAAGGCATGTCAGGAGTTCTCGAAGATATACCGTCGTAAGCGGGGATTATTCATCTCGTATCCCGATCGTGACCGCATAGATGACATTTTGCAGAATGCGACCAAGCACAATGTTAAAGTGATTGTCGTCACCGATGGTGAACGAATTCTGGGACTTGGTGATCAGGGTATCGGCGGCATGGGCATTCCTATCGGTAAGCTCTCGCTGTATACCGCCTGTGGTGGAATCAGCCCGGCGTATACTTTGCCGATTGTGCTTGATGTCGGAACCAACAATGAAGAGCTTCGCAACGATCCGCTCTATATGGGGTGGCGCAATGAGCGAATCGATGGTGATGAATATTTCGAGTTTGTAGAGAAATTCGTGCAGGCGGTTAAACGCCGCTGGCCGGATGTGCTGCTGCAGTTTGAGGATTTTGCCGCAACGCATGCTTCGCCGTTGCTGGAAGAATATCGTGACCGGATGTGCTGCTTCAACGATGATATACAAGGCACCGCAGCCGTTACTGTAGGGACTTTGCTGGCAGCGTGTAAAAATCTTGATCAGCAGTTGGGGGAACAGAGAATTCTCTTTTTGGGAGCGGGTTCAGCCGGCTGCGGTATCGGTGAGCAGATTATCGCACACATGAAACAAGGCGGGCTGACCGACGAGGAGGCCCGTGGCAGAATTGCCCTCATAGATTCCCGTGGTCTGGTCACGGATGATCTGGAGTATTTGAAAGATTTCCAG of the Desulfosediminicola ganghwensis genome contains:
- a CDS encoding NAD-dependent malic enzyme codes for the protein MSDTHKVAERRPLYISYAGPALLETPLLNKGSAFTEYERLMFNLEGLLPHNIETIEEQAERCYQQFKSFENSLDRHIYLRNIQDTNETLFFRLVVENVEEVMPYIYTPTVGKACQEFSKIYRRKRGLFISYPDRDRIDDILQNATKHNVKVIVVTDGERILGLGDQGIGGMGIPIGKLSLYTACGGISPAYTLPIVLDVGTNNEELRNDPLYMGWRNERIDGDEYFEFVEKFVQAVKRRWPDVLLQFEDFAATHASPLLEEYRDRMCCFNDDIQGTAAVTVGTLLAACKNLDQQLGEQRILFLGAGSAGCGIGEQIIAHMKQGGLTDEEARGRIALIDSRGLVTDDLEYLKDFQKPVAQKREASEGWQRNEKGRVDFVNTVRNYKPTVLIGVSMQPQVFTKEIVDLMLETTETPIILPLSNPTSKCEAYPEDLLTWTDGKAVVATGSPFDPVELNGKSYPIAQCNNSYIFPGVGLAVLASKAGRVTENMLMASSEALAECSKEYEGDALLPPLTDIREVSVKIARAVAKQAMADGVANVITDEALDEQLCENFWGPEYRNYRRTSI